The Streptomyces kanamyceticus genome window below encodes:
- a CDS encoding FUSC family protein, whose product MPRAPRPARPVSLRPLAPPDWLVRSLKPQSAPIPWAAVARASVAMALPLAVGILAGQPTYGALASMGALSGVIGDTADAYRMRIFNIAVPQLFGALGVTLGSLVFGQGWLAVGAVTFVALVSGMMSTIGAVASVSGLLLLLNCVVGAGLPMPGQWWLAPLLMTSGGLLVLALALLAWPLRSGVPERAAVAASYRSVAALLDAAGTDAYDDARTAVTASLNQSYDLVLARRARDHGRNPELVRLVAQLNALTPIVEAAPAAHQAARHACAHLPPEVPAAVRALAATVERGAATHTPGDDPATRTAHRLSEPHDHAGRALDHAVRHAAETLNDPDPLGAIETDDRLGRPAALRVRARRAARNVILSGASWRYGLRLALCIGIAQSLVSLIDVPRSYWVALTITFVLKPDFGSVFSRAVLRALGTAAGLVVAAAVLAEVPHGWWDVPVMMLLAPLIPALTTRGYGYQTAAITPVILLLSDILNHQGLGLVLPRLVDSLMGCAIALVAGYLLWPESWGTRIGDRLADAVADTATYVDCAFGTAQDPAARARMRRGLYRDLSVIRSEFQRALTEPPPTGTRAAAWWPLVVAVERILDTTTAARVRIRHGAEPPKPDEVAEVARELKELAQGLRTSDTLEEVRTDFTLGPKNSVLEPLRQEVAAARAIATAP is encoded by the coding sequence ATGCCCCGTGCGCCCCGTCCCGCCCGTCCGGTCTCCCTGAGGCCCCTCGCCCCCCCGGACTGGCTGGTCAGGTCCCTCAAGCCGCAGTCCGCCCCCATCCCCTGGGCCGCCGTCGCCCGCGCCTCCGTCGCGATGGCGCTGCCGCTCGCCGTCGGCATCCTCGCGGGCCAACCGACGTACGGCGCGCTCGCCTCGATGGGCGCCCTGTCCGGAGTCATCGGCGACACCGCCGACGCCTACCGCATGCGGATCTTCAACATCGCGGTGCCGCAGCTCTTCGGCGCCCTCGGCGTCACCCTCGGCTCGCTCGTCTTCGGGCAGGGCTGGCTCGCGGTCGGCGCGGTCACCTTCGTCGCGCTCGTCTCCGGGATGATGTCGACGATCGGCGCGGTCGCCTCCGTCTCCGGTCTCCTCCTGCTGCTCAACTGCGTGGTCGGCGCCGGACTCCCGATGCCGGGACAGTGGTGGCTCGCCCCGCTCCTGATGACCAGCGGCGGCCTCCTCGTCCTGGCCCTCGCCCTGCTCGCCTGGCCGCTGCGGTCCGGGGTCCCGGAGCGGGCCGCGGTCGCCGCCTCGTACCGCAGCGTGGCCGCGCTCCTCGACGCCGCGGGCACGGACGCGTACGACGACGCGCGCACCGCCGTGACGGCATCGCTCAACCAGAGCTACGACCTGGTCCTCGCCCGCCGGGCCCGCGACCACGGCCGCAACCCCGAACTGGTCCGCCTGGTAGCACAGTTGAACGCCCTCACCCCCATCGTGGAGGCGGCCCCCGCCGCCCACCAGGCCGCCCGGCACGCCTGCGCGCACCTGCCGCCCGAGGTGCCCGCGGCGGTCCGCGCCCTGGCCGCCACGGTGGAGCGGGGCGCGGCCACGCACACCCCGGGCGACGACCCCGCCACGCGGACGGCGCACCGGCTCTCCGAACCGCACGACCACGCGGGCCGCGCCCTCGACCACGCCGTACGGCACGCGGCGGAGACCCTCAACGACCCCGATCCGCTCGGCGCCATCGAGACCGACGACCGCCTGGGCCGCCCCGCCGCACTCCGCGTCCGGGCGCGCCGCGCCGCCCGCAACGTCATCCTGTCCGGGGCGTCCTGGCGCTACGGCCTGCGGCTCGCGCTCTGCATCGGCATCGCCCAGTCCCTGGTGTCGCTGATCGACGTACCGAGGTCGTACTGGGTGGCGCTCACCATCACGTTCGTCCTCAAGCCCGACTTCGGCTCGGTCTTCTCCCGCGCCGTGCTCCGCGCGCTCGGCACCGCGGCAGGTCTCGTCGTCGCCGCGGCGGTCCTCGCGGAAGTGCCGCACGGCTGGTGGGACGTGCCCGTGATGATGCTGCTGGCGCCGCTCATCCCGGCCCTCACGACCCGCGGCTACGGCTACCAGACGGCAGCGATCACCCCGGTGATCCTGCTCCTGTCGGACATCCTCAACCACCAGGGCCTGGGCCTCGTCCTGCCCCGCCTGGTCGACAGCCTGATGGGCTGCGCCATCGCGCTCGTCGCGGGCTATCTGCTGTGGCCGGAGAGCTGGGGCACGCGGATCGGCGACCGGCTCGCCGACGCGGTGGCCGACACCGCGACGTACGTGGACTGCGCGTTCGGCACCGCACAGGACCCGGCGGCCCGCGCCCGCATGCGACGCGGCCTCTACCGCGACCTGTCCGTCATCCGCTCCGAGTTCCAACGCGCCCTGACCGAGCCACCACCCACCGGAACACGGGCCGCCGCCTGGTGGCCGCTGGTCGTCGCGGTCGAACGGATCCTGGACACCACGACCGCGGCAAGGGTCCGCATCCGGCACGGCGCGGAGCCCCCCAAGCCGGACGAGGTGGCCGAAGTAGCCCGCGAACTCAAGGAGTTGGCGCAAGGCCTACGCACATCCGACACCCTGGAGGAGGTCCGCACGGA